From Rhodovastum atsumiense, a single genomic window includes:
- a CDS encoding branched-chain amino acid ABC transporter permease: MTAELAALLAQDGIANGAIYVLAALGIVLVFLVTRVIFVPFGDLVACTALTLATLEERRLPGTLWLVPALAVLAFAFEAVTLWRAGAAARLPRAALAWLALPVLPVVATLAATRWDLPDGVLVALTVALVLPLGPLLHRVVFRPIADAPVLVLLIVAVALHFALSGLMLIAFGPEGMRPRLLLGGAVEIGGLVFTGQMLLMLGTSAAMSLLLWLFFEHTMPGRALRATAVNRVGARLMGIRPAGTGAVAFLLAAGLAGVAGVLIGPINTLAYESGFIIGLKAFVGAIIGGLASYPGAVAGALFVGLLESFTAFWDSQLKEVVVFASLLPVLVLRSLLAGGGADENEAEEEL; encoded by the coding sequence ATGACCGCCGAACTCGCAGCCCTGCTGGCGCAGGACGGGATCGCCAATGGCGCGATCTATGTGCTGGCGGCACTCGGCATCGTGCTGGTGTTCCTGGTCACGCGGGTGATCTTCGTCCCCTTCGGCGACCTCGTGGCCTGCACCGCGCTGACCCTCGCCACGCTGGAGGAGCGGCGCCTGCCCGGCACGCTCTGGCTGGTGCCCGCGCTCGCGGTGCTGGCCTTCGCCTTCGAGGCGGTGACGCTGTGGCGGGCGGGGGCGGCGGCGCGGTTGCCGCGCGCGGCGCTCGCCTGGCTGGCGCTGCCCGTCCTGCCGGTGGTGGCGACGCTGGCCGCGACGCGGTGGGACCTGCCGGACGGGGTGCTGGTGGCGCTGACCGTCGCGCTCGTGCTGCCACTCGGGCCGTTGCTGCACCGGGTGGTGTTCCGGCCGATCGCGGATGCGCCGGTGCTGGTGCTGCTGATCGTCGCGGTGGCGCTGCATTTTGCGCTCTCCGGGCTGATGCTGATCGCCTTCGGGCCGGAGGGGATGCGGCCACGGCTGTTGCTGGGCGGCGCGGTCGAGATCGGCGGGCTGGTCTTCACCGGGCAGATGCTGCTGATGCTCGGGACCTCGGCGGCGATGTCGCTGCTGCTGTGGCTGTTCTTCGAGCACACCATGCCGGGGCGGGCGCTGCGCGCCACCGCGGTCAACCGGGTGGGGGCGCGGCTGATGGGCATCCGGCCGGCGGGCACCGGCGCGGTCGCCTTCCTGCTCGCGGCCGGGCTCGCGGGCGTGGCGGGCGTGCTGATCGGGCCGATCAACACGCTCGCCTACGAATCCGGGTTCATCATCGGGCTCAAGGCGTTCGTTGGCGCCATCATCGGCGGGCTCGCGAGCTATCCGGGGGCGGTGGCGGGGGCGCTGTTCGTCGGGCTGCTGGAAAGCTTCACCGCGTTCTGGGACAGCCAGCTCAAGGAAGTGGTGGTGTTCGCGTCCCTGCTGCCCGTGCTGGTGCTGCGCTCGCTGCTCGCGGGCGGCGGCGCGGATGAGAATGAGGCGGAGGAAGAACTGTGA
- a CDS encoding ABC transporter substrate-binding protein yields MRKSPAYALAALLVLAASLFASAAARADVTLGVVMSMTGPVSSLGQPYMKGFAAAAAGTPMIAGQKVRVISIDDQSDPSAGARAARKLIEEEHVDVLVGSAGTPVSNAVYSVAAEAGVPMVYTANGAIAGERGAWEVSIPQPMPLVLSAVAQHMKAAGIRSVAFIGFNDAFSDTVLAGLKQNTDPLGIRIVTDERYARNDASVTPQILKMMARRPDAMFTGGSGAPGALPHLALAERGWQGPVYSSHAIINTEFLRLAARAADGVIAPAGPLVVADQLPPGNPLRDAAATFRRLYEQANGDTAINPFAGYAYDSFLVAFDALGRTLATGATPGTPAFRTALRDALVSTRNVVGVQAIYNFRPGERFGVDEQSRVLVTLQNGAWKLRQ; encoded by the coding sequence ATGAGAAAATCGCCCGCTTATGCCCTGGCCGCGCTTCTCGTGCTGGCGGCCTCGTTGTTCGCCAGCGCCGCCGCGCGGGCCGATGTCACGCTCGGCGTGGTGATGTCGATGACCGGCCCGGTCTCCTCGCTTGGCCAGCCTTACATGAAGGGCTTTGCCGCGGCGGCGGCGGGCACGCCCATGATCGCCGGCCAGAAGGTCCGCGTCATCTCGATCGACGACCAGTCCGACCCCTCGGCCGGGGCGCGGGCGGCCCGCAAGCTGATCGAGGAGGAACATGTCGACGTGCTGGTCGGCTCGGCCGGCACACCGGTTTCCAACGCGGTCTACAGCGTCGCCGCCGAGGCCGGGGTCCCGATGGTCTACACCGCCAACGGCGCGATCGCGGGCGAGCGCGGCGCCTGGGAAGTCAGCATCCCCCAGCCGATGCCGCTGGTGCTCAGCGCGGTCGCGCAGCACATGAAGGCGGCGGGCATCCGCAGCGTCGCCTTCATCGGCTTCAACGACGCCTTCAGCGACACGGTGCTCGCCGGGCTGAAGCAGAACACCGATCCGCTCGGCATCCGCATCGTTACCGACGAGCGCTACGCCCGCAACGACGCCTCGGTAACACCGCAGATCCTCAAGATGATGGCACGCCGCCCGGATGCGATGTTCACCGGCGGCTCGGGCGCGCCCGGGGCACTGCCGCACCTCGCCCTCGCCGAGCGCGGCTGGCAGGGCCCGGTCTACAGCTCGCACGCCATCATCAACACGGAGTTCCTCCGCCTCGCTGCCCGCGCGGCCGACGGCGTGATCGCGCCGGCCGGCCCGCTGGTGGTGGCCGACCAGCTCCCGCCCGGCAACCCGCTCCGCGACGCCGCCGCGACCTTCCGCCGCCTGTATGAGCAGGCCAACGGCGACACGGCGATCAACCCCTTCGCCGGCTATGCCTACGATTCGTTCCTGGTTGCCTTCGACGCCCTCGGCCGCACGCTCGCGACCGGCGCCACCCCGGGCACCCCCGCCTTCCGCACCGCGCTGCGCGACGCCCTGGTCAGCACCCGCAACGTCGTCGGCGTGCAGGCGATCTACAACTTCCGGCCCGGCGAGCGCTTCGGGGTGGACGAACAGAGCCGCGTGCTCGTCACCCTGCAGAACGGCGCCTGGAAACTCCGGCAGTAG